The Devosia sp. A16 genome includes a window with the following:
- a CDS encoding diacylglycerol/lipid kinase family protein: MPQTKFHIVLNPNSGAALRDGITAERLHRLFAERGISISVDADAERPFEERIQTARQSGAEMLLSAGGDGTVTALAEVAMETGRTLAVLPLGTANLLARDLSIPIAIEAWFDALEQMTPRRIDVGEVNGRIFLHKVVIGAVPGIAAAREKLRGRAELAARIGFLGHFIRRLSRLRRFAVEITPRSGEPRIERVQSIAIANNDYAEGLGQVFHRPHLDEGTLSLYLLRQLRFTDALRLAIEMVLGNWRNDDVLEVEHVRALTVRTRRRLVRAMLDGEIVSLSSPLRFRILPLALSILAPPAPAETAAPLEAS; the protein is encoded by the coding sequence GTGCCGCAGACAAAATTCCACATCGTGCTCAATCCGAACTCCGGCGCTGCTCTGCGAGACGGCATCACCGCCGAGCGGCTGCATCGGCTGTTTGCCGAGCGCGGCATTTCGATCAGCGTCGATGCGGACGCCGAGCGTCCCTTCGAGGAGCGGATACAGACAGCCCGGCAAAGTGGGGCCGAGATGTTGCTGTCGGCCGGCGGCGACGGCACGGTCACCGCGCTGGCCGAGGTGGCCATGGAAACCGGAAGAACCCTTGCCGTCCTGCCCCTCGGAACGGCAAACCTCCTCGCCCGCGACCTCTCCATCCCCATCGCTATCGAAGCCTGGTTCGACGCACTCGAACAGATGACGCCGCGCCGCATCGACGTGGGCGAGGTAAATGGCCGGATCTTCCTCCACAAGGTGGTGATCGGCGCAGTGCCCGGCATCGCAGCGGCGCGCGAGAAGCTGCGCGGGCGAGCCGAACTCGCCGCCCGGATCGGCTTTCTCGGCCATTTCATTCGACGGCTGTCGCGGCTGCGCCGCTTTGCCGTCGAGATCACCCCGCGCTCGGGCGAGCCGCGGATCGAGCGGGTGCAATCGATCGCCATTGCCAACAACGATTACGCAGAGGGTCTGGGCCAGGTGTTTCATCGCCCGCATCTCGACGAGGGCACGCTGAGCCTCTACCTGCTGCGCCAGCTGCGCTTTACCGATGCCTTGCGTCTCGCCATCGAGATGGTGCTGGGCAACTGGCGCAATGACGACGTACTGGAGGTCGAGCATGTCCGCGCCCTGACCGTGCGCACCCGCCGCCGCCTGGTCCGCGCCATGCTCGATGGCGAGATCGTCTCCTTGAGCAGCCCGTTGCGCTTCCGCATCCTGCCGCTCGCCCTGTCGATCCTGGCGCCGCCCGCCCCTGCCGAGACCGCGGCCCCGCTCGAGGCCAGCTGA
- a CDS encoding PAS domain-containing sensor histidine kinase → MNNSDNFDASLSDDGRYRLLVEAISDYAIYMLDPNGIVSNWNSGAQRFKGYAPHEIIGKSFSLFYTDEDRAAGKPAINLRRAAEEGRLEEEGWRVRKDGSRFWAHVVIDRIRDPSGALVGFAKITRDLTERRQVEEELNRAREALFHAQKMESIGQLTGGVAHDFNNLLMAVIGSLEIVQRRMAPDPAITPFIDNALQGARRGAILTQRMLAFARRQELQMGAVDLKTTVNGMTDLLHRSIGPSILIRNDFPMDLPSVRTDMAQLETAILNLVVNARDAMPAGGTIRLAARRQAGRPDRPGNFVVLSVADDGEGMDAATLAKATEPFFTTKGVGKGTGLGLSMVHGLAEQSGGFLELTSRRGAGTTAEIWLPVADSEADARPAATPASTAIESKPLRVLTVDDDALVLMNTVAMLEELGHEVESAYSGAEALQMLEAAPFDLLITDQGMPKMTGTELAEAAGARWPEMPIIVATGYAELSDKARALPRLTKPFSQRDLAAAIAGSVGADAKRLAGTAA, encoded by the coding sequence ATGAACAACTCGGATAATTTCGACGCGTCGCTCAGTGACGACGGGCGCTATCGGCTACTCGTCGAGGCGATCAGCGACTACGCCATCTACATGCTCGACCCGAACGGCATCGTCAGCAACTGGAATTCCGGGGCGCAACGCTTCAAGGGCTATGCCCCACACGAGATTATCGGCAAGAGCTTCTCGCTGTTCTACACCGACGAGGACAGGGCGGCCGGCAAGCCCGCCATTAATCTGCGGCGTGCGGCCGAGGAAGGGCGGCTTGAGGAAGAAGGCTGGCGCGTCAGGAAGGATGGCAGCCGCTTCTGGGCCCATGTCGTCATCGATCGTATCCGCGATCCCTCCGGTGCGCTGGTCGGCTTTGCCAAGATCACTCGCGACCTGACCGAGCGCCGGCAGGTCGAGGAAGAGCTGAACCGAGCCAGGGAGGCGCTTTTCCATGCGCAGAAGATGGAGTCGATCGGGCAGCTGACGGGTGGCGTGGCGCACGATTTCAACAACCTGCTGATGGCGGTCATCGGCAGCCTCGAGATCGTCCAGCGTCGCATGGCGCCCGACCCGGCCATCACCCCGTTCATCGACAACGCCCTGCAGGGCGCGCGACGCGGGGCGATCCTGACCCAGCGCATGCTCGCCTTCGCGCGGCGCCAGGAGCTGCAGATGGGGGCGGTAGACCTCAAGACCACGGTTAACGGCATGACCGACCTGCTGCATCGTTCGATCGGCCCGAGCATCCTGATCCGCAACGATTTTCCCATGGACCTGCCGAGCGTGCGCACCGATATGGCGCAACTGGAAACCGCCATCCTCAACCTGGTGGTGAATGCCCGCGACGCCATGCCAGCGGGCGGGACGATCCGCCTCGCCGCCCGGCGTCAGGCAGGCCGCCCGGACCGCCCCGGCAACTTCGTGGTGCTCAGTGTCGCCGATGACGGCGAGGGCATGGATGCCGCAACGCTCGCCAAGGCGACCGAGCCCTTCTTCACCACCAAGGGCGTCGGCAAGGGCACCGGGCTCGGCCTGTCGATGGTGCATGGTCTCGCCGAGCAGTCCGGCGGCTTCCTCGAGCTGACCAGCCGGCGGGGGGCGGGCACTACCGCCGAGATCTGGCTCCCGGTCGCCGACAGCGAAGCCGACGCCCGGCCCGCCGCCACACCTGCTTCGACGGCAATCGAAAGCAAGCCGCTGCGGGTGCTCACGGTCGATGACGATGCCCTCGTGCTGATGAACACCGTGGCAATGCTGGAAGAGCTCGGCCATGAGGTCGAATCCGCCTATTCGGGGGCCGAAGCGCTGCAAATGCTTGAAGCGGCGCCCTTCGACCTCCTCATCACGGATCAGGGCATGCCGAAGATGACCGGCACCGAGCTGGCCGAGGCAGCCGGCGCCCGCTGGCCAGAAATGCCCATCATCGTTGCCACCGGTTACGCCGAACTTTCCGACAAGGCCCGCGCTCTCCCCCGCCTCACCAAGCCATTCAGCCAACGGGACCTTGCGGCGGCCATCGCCGGCAGCGTCGGGGCCGATGCCAAGCGCCTCGCCGGCACTGCCGCCTGA
- a CDS encoding metallophosphoesterase family protein, producing the protein MRICHLSDLHFGHHDERLAAGLAADLAAQSPDLVVVSGDFTQVGSESEFRAARAFLDTIEAPVFAVPGNHDVPAMNLMRRFLDPYGLYRRYIDAELEPFVEIGGVAIAGVKTSRRLRAGLNWAHGAINRRQLRTLEQRFANAAPDALRIVVAHHPLMQPEAAAEKPMRLVKRADLALRTFADLGVRLVLSGHFHLSYVRRHEHPGSIGHGAPHGLRRAAHAPILVAQASSTISTRLRGEPNGYNLIDIEDGRISVTVRDWSSDRWVTRETASGLT; encoded by the coding sequence ATGCGCATCTGCCATCTTTCCGATCTCCATTTCGGGCACCATGACGAACGGTTGGCTGCCGGCCTCGCCGCCGACCTCGCGGCGCAGAGCCCGGACCTGGTGGTGGTCAGCGGCGACTTCACGCAAGTCGGTTCCGAGAGCGAGTTCCGTGCCGCCCGGGCTTTTCTCGATACGATCGAGGCGCCGGTGTTTGCCGTGCCCGGCAACCATGACGTGCCGGCGATGAACCTGATGCGTCGGTTTCTCGATCCCTATGGGCTCTATCGGCGCTACATCGATGCCGAGCTCGAGCCCTTCGTCGAGATCGGCGGGGTCGCCATTGCCGGGGTCAAGACCTCACGGCGACTGCGAGCCGGGCTGAACTGGGCGCATGGCGCAATCAATCGCCGCCAGCTGCGGACTTTGGAGCAGCGCTTCGCGAACGCCGCGCCGGACGCCCTGAGGATCGTCGTCGCCCACCACCCGCTGATGCAGCCCGAAGCCGCGGCCGAAAAGCCGATGCGGCTGGTGAAGCGGGCCGACCTCGCGCTGCGCACCTTTGCCGACCTGGGCGTGCGCCTGGTGCTGTCCGGTCATTTCCACCTCTCCTATGTGCGCAGGCACGAGCACCCCGGCAGCATCGGGCATGGTGCGCCGCACGGCCTGCGCCGCGCCGCGCATGCCCCGATCCTGGTGGCCCAGGCGTCCTCCACCATCTCGACGCGGCTGCGCGGTGAGCCCAATGGCTACAATCTGATCGACATCGAGGACGGAAGAATTTCAGTGACGGTGCGCGACTGGAGCAGCGACCGCTGGGTGACACGCGAAACCGCCTCCGGCCTCACCTGA
- a CDS encoding cold-shock protein, whose translation MQGTVKFFNTTKGFGFIQPDDGTKDAFVHISAVERAGLGSLHEGQKLSYELESGRDGKVSATNLAAL comes from the coding sequence ATGCAGGGCACCGTAAAGTTCTTCAACACCACCAAGGGTTTTGGTTTCATCCAGCCGGATGACGGCACCAAGGACGCCTTCGTGCATATCAGCGCCGTCGAGCGCGCCGGCCTCGGCAGCCTGCATGAAGGCCAGAAGCTGAGCTACGAGCTCGAGAGCGGTCGCGACGGCAAGGTTTCGGCGACCAACCTCGCAGCGCTCTGA